From a region of the Acanthochromis polyacanthus isolate Apoly-LR-REF ecotype Palm Island chromosome 3, KAUST_Apoly_ChrSc, whole genome shotgun sequence genome:
- the LOC110965686 gene encoding uncharacterized protein LOC110965686 isoform X22, with product MFEENRADSPDSLPPCVEFRHAGGTGTSFPLLSAFRPLTYADVVRGMTYNHQADADVGTKVYRWSTVWPSAMSSEEECRLSPIDEWVGELRPQSPESVESQSELRPLSPDSPVPQFRSASIDCHVEVTGTRSFTPESTLSDWEGTDLCLEFLFDETRPDSPQSVLSDFQLDKLFSSRALSPESELSDYDFSLLHDWLLDFRASSPESVASVDHRSSPSLMKVGHLKGQHCNYYLNYSENRAISPLSTMSDVVDFEFCLEEMFEENRGDSPESFSPIPPNHTQLFDITSSFVCSTQPLKHAEESHASIPERLATSFFNKNVSIPVSQTSSTQPSLFSSDSFSANSHDTVIPVASRGRLKPFLNRLMSHSYDPVYRGKCSCCEIQFVQ from the exons ATGTTTGAGGAAAACAGAGCAGATTCTCCAGATTCACTTCCGCCATGTGTTGAATTCAGACATGCAG GTGGAACTGGGACTTCATTTCCACTGTTGTCTGCATTCAGACCTCTTACATATGCAGATGTTGTGAGGGGAATGACGTACAACCATCAAGCAGATGCGGACGTAGGAACCAAAGTGTATCGGTGGAGCACTGTGTGGCCTTCAGCCATGTCATCAGAGGAGGAATGCAGACTTTCCCCAATAGACGAATGGGTGGGCGAATTAAGACCTCAGTCTCCCGAGTCAGTCGAGTCTCAAAGTGAACTTAGACCCCTGTCTCCTGACTCTCCTGTTCCTCAGTTCAGATCTGCCTCTATCGATTGCCATGTTGAAGTGACAGGAACCAGGTCTTTTACACCGGAGTCCACTTTATCAGACTGGGAAGGCACTGATTTGTGTCTGGAATTTCTGTTTGATGAGACCAGGCCAGACTCCCCTCAGTCAGTTTTATCAGACTTTCAGCTTGATAAGTTATTTAGTAGCAGAGCGTTGTCCCCAGAATCGGAACTTTCTGATTATGACTTTTCGCTCTTGCATGACTGGCTGTTGGACTTCAGAGCATCCTCCCCAGAATCTGTGGCCTCAGTTGATCATcgttcttctccttctctgatGAAAGTAGGTCATTTGAAAGGTCAACATTGCAATTACTATTTAAACTATTCAGAGAACAGAGCAATATCTCCTCTGTCAACAATGTCAGATGTTGTGGACTTTGAATTTTGTCTTGAAGAAATGTTTGAGGAAAACAGAGGAGATTCTCCAGAGTCTTTTTCACCTATTCCCCCCAATCACACACAATTGTTTGACATAACATCCTCATTTGTCTGCTCTACCCAACCTCTTAAACATGCAGAAGAAAGCCATGCCAGTATACCTGAGAGACTGGCCACatcatttttcaacaaaaatgtgtcaatCCCTGTATCTCAGACCAGTTCTACACAGCCCAgtcttttttcttctgattcATTTTCTGCAAACTCGCATGACACAGTTATACCAGTGGCATCCAGGGGCAGACTTAAACCCTTTCTTAACAGACTAATGTCACATTCGTATGATCCTGTTTATCGGGGAAAATGTTCATGTTGTGAAATACAGTTTGTTCAGTAA
- the LOC110965686 gene encoding uncharacterized protein LOC110965686 isoform X21, whose amino-acid sequence MFEENRADSPDSLPPCVEFRHAGGTGTSFPLLSAFRPLTYADVVRGVTYNHQADADVGTKVYQWSTVWPSAMSSGEECRLSPIDEWVDELRPQSPESVESQSELRPLSPDSPVPQFRSAYIDCHVEVTGPRSFTPVSTLSDWEGNDLCLEFLFDDARPDSPQSVLSDFQLDKLFSSRALSPESELSDYDFSLLHDWLLDFRASSPESVASVDHRSSPSLMTVGQMSGQHCNYYLDYSENRAISPLSTMSDVEDFEFCLEEMFEENRADSPDSLPPCVEFRHAGGTGTSFPLLSAFRPLTYADVVRGVTYNHQADADVGTKVYQWSTVWTSAMSSEEECRLSPIDEWVDELRPQSPESVESQSELRPLSPDSPVPQFRSTYIDCHVKVTGPRSSTPESTLSDWEGNDLCLEFLFDDARPDSPQSVLSDFQVDKLFSSRALSPESELSDYDFSLLHDWLLDFRASSPESVASVDHRSSPSLMTVGQMSGQHCNYYLDYSENRAISPLSTMSDVEDFEFCLEEMFEENRADSPDSLPPCVEFRHAGGTGTSFPLLSAFRPLTYADVVRGVTYNHQADADVGTKVYQWSTVWPSAMSSEEECRLSPIDEWVDELRPQSPESVESQSELRPLSPDSPVPQFRSTYIDCHVEVTGTRSFTPVSTLSDWEGNDLCLEFLFDDARPDSPQSVLSDFQLDKLFSSRALSPESELSDYDFSLLHDWLLDFRASSPESVASVDHRSSPSLMTVGQMSGQHCNYFIDYSENRAISPLSTMSDVEDFEFCLEEMFEENRADSPDSLPPCVEFRHAGGTGTSFPLLSAFRPLTYADVVRGVTYNHQADADVGTKVYQWSTVWPSAMSSEEECRLSPIDEWVDELRPQSPESVESQSELRPLSPDSPVPQFRSTYIDCHVEVTGTRSSTPESTLSDWEGTELCLEFLFDDARPDSPQSVLSDFELDKLFSSRALSPESELSDYDFSLLHDWLLDFRASSPDSVASDEGCSFPPLMTVGQMSGQHCNYYLDYSENRAISPLSTMSDVEDFEFCLEEMFDENRADSPDSLPPCVESRHAGGTGTSFPLLSAFRPLTYADVVRGMTYNHQADADVGTKVYRWSTVWPSAMSSEEECRLSPIDEWVGELRPQSPESVESQSELRPLSPDSPVPQFRSASIDCHVEVTGTRSFTPESTLSDWEGTDLCLEFLFDETRPDSPQSVLSDFQLDKLFSSRALSPESELSDYDFSLLHDWLLDFRASSPESVASVDHRSSPSLMKVGHLKGQHCNYYLNYSENRAISPLSTMSDVVDFEFCLEEMFEENRGDSPESFSPIPPNHTQLFDITSSFVCSTQPLKHAEESHASIPERLATSFFNKNVSIPVSQTSSTQPSLFSSDSFSANSHDTVIPVASRGRLKPFLNRLMSHSYDPVYRGKCSCCEIQFVQ is encoded by the exons ATGTTTGAGGAAAACAGAGCAGATTCTCCAGATTCACTTCCGCCATGTGTTGAATTCAGACATGCAG GTGGAACTGGGACTTCATTTCCACTGTTGTCTGCATTCAGACCTCTTACATATGCAGATGTTGTGAGGGGAGTGACATACAACCATCAAGCAGATGCTGACGTTGGAACCAAAGTGTATCAGTGGAGCACTGTGTGGCCTTCAGCCATGTCATCTGGGGAGGAATGCAGACTTTCCCCAATAGACGAATGGGTAGACGAGTTACGACCTCAGTCTCCCGAGTCAGTCGAGTCTCAAAGTGAACTTAGACCCCTGTCTCCTGACTCTCCTGTTCCTCAGTTCAGATCTGCCTATATTGATTGCCATGTTGAAGTGACAGGACCCAGGTCTTTTACACCGGTGTCCACTTTATCAGACTGGGAAGGCAATGATTTGTGTCTGGAATTTCTGTTTGATGATGCCAGGCCAGACTCCCCCCAGTCAGTTTTATCAGACTTTCAGCTGGATAAGTTATTTAGTAGCAGAGCATTGTCCCCAGAATCGGAACTTTCTGATTATGACTTTTCGCTCTTGCATGACTGGCTTTTGGACTTCAGAGCATCCTCCCCAGAATCTGTGGCCTCAGTTGATCATcgttcttctccttctctgatGACAGTAGGTCAAATGTCAGGCCAACATTGTAATTACTATTTAGACTATTCAGAGAACAGAGCAATATCTCCTCTGTCAACAATGTCAGATGTTGAGGACTTTGAATTTTGTCTTGAAGAAATGTTTGAGGAAAACAGAGCAGATTCTCCAGATTCACTTCCGCCATGTGTTGAATTCAGACATGCAGGTGGAACTGGGACTTCATTTCCACTGTTGTCTGCATTCAGACCTCTTACATATGCAGATGTTGTGAGGGGAGTGACATACAACCATCAAGCAGATGCTGACGTTGGAACCAAAGTGTATCAGTGGAGCACTGTGTGGACTTCAGCCATGTCATCTGAGGAGGAATGCAGACTTTCCCCAATAGACGAATGGGTGGACGAGTTACGACCTCAGTCTCCCGAGTCAGTCGAGTCTCAAAGTGAACTTAGACCCCTGTCTCCTGACTCTCCTGTTCCTCAGTTCAGATCTACCTATATTGATTGCCATGTTAAAGTGACAGGACCCAGGTCTTCTACACCGGAGTCCACTTTATCAGACTGGGAAGGCAATGATTTGTGTCTGGAATTTCTGTTTGATGATGCCAGGCCAGACTCCCCTCAGTCAGTTTTATCAGACTTTCAGGTGGATAAGTTATTTAGTAGCAGAGCGTTGTCCCCAGAATCGGAACTTTCTGATTATGACTTTTCGCTCTTGCATGACTGGCTTTTGGACTTCAGAGCATCCTCCCCAGAATCTGTGGCCTCAGTTGATCATcgttcttctccttctctgatGACAGTAGGTCAAATGTCAGGCCAACATTGTAATTACTATTTAGACTATTCAGAGAACAGAGCAATATCTCCTCTGTCAACAATGTCAGATGTTGAGGACTTTGAATTTTGTCTTGAAGAAATGTTTGAGGAAAACAGAGCAGATTCTCCAGATTCACTTCCGCCATGTGTTGAATTCAGACATGCAGGTGGAACTGGGACTTCATTTCCACTGTTGTCTGCATTCAGACCTCTTACATATGCAGATGTTGTGAGGGGAGTGACATACAACCATCAAGCAGATGCTGACGTTGGAACCAAAGTGTATCAGTGGAGCACTGTGTGGCCTTCAGCCATGTCATCTGAGGAGGAATGCAGACTTTCCCCAATAGACGAATGGGTAGACGAGTTACGACCTCAGTCTCCCGAGTCAGTCGAGTCTCAAAGTGAACTTAGACCCCTGTCTCCTGACTCTCCTGTTCCTCAGTTCAGATCTACCTATATTGATTGCCATGTTGAAGTGACAGGAACCAGGTCTTTTACACCGGTGTCCACTTTATCAGACTGGGAAGGCAATGATTTGTGTCTGGAATTTCTGTTTGATGATGCCAGGCCAGACTCCCCCCAGTCAGTTTTATCAGACTTTCAGCTGGATAAGTTATTTAGTAGCAGAGCATTGTCCCCAGAATCGGAACTTTCTGATTATGACTTTTCGCTCTTGCATGACTGGCTTTTGGACTTCAGAGCATCCTCCCCAGAATCTGTGGCCTCAGTTGATCATcgttcttctccttctctgatGACAGTAGGTCAAATGTCAGGCCAACATTGTAATTACTTTATAGACTATTCAGAGAACAGAGCAATATCTCCTCTGTCAACAATGTCAGATGTTGAGGACTTTGAATTTTGTCTTGAAGAAATGTTTGAGGAAAACAGAGCAGATTCTCCAGATTCACTTCCGCCATGTGTTGAATTCAGACATGCAGGTGGAACTGGGACTTCATTTCCACTGTTGTCTGCATTCAGACCTCTTACATATGCAGATGTTGTGAGGGGAGTGACATACAACCATCAAGCAGATGCTGACGTTGGAACCAAAGTGTATCAGTGGAGCACTGTGTGGCCTTCAGCCATGTCATCTGAGGAGGAATGCAGACTTTCCCCAATAGACGAATGGGTAGATGAGTTACGACCTCAGTCTCCCGAGTCAGTCGAGTCTCAAAGTGAACTTAGACCCCTGTCTCCTGACTCTCCTGTTCCTCAGTTCAGATCTACCTATATTGATTGCCATGTTGAAGTGACAGGAACCAGGTCTTCTACACCGGAGTCCACTTTATCAGACTGGGAAGGCACTGAATTGTGTCTGGAATTTCTGTTTGATGATGCCAGGCCAGACTCCCCTCAGTCAGTTTTATCAGACTTTGAGCTTGATAAGTTATTTAGTAGCAGAGCGTTGTCCCCAGAATCGGAACTTTCTGATTATGACTTTTCGCTCTTGCATGACTGGCTTTTGGACTTCAGAGCATCCTCCCCAGATTCTGTGGCCTCAGATGAGGGATGttcttttcctcctctcatGACAGTAGGTCAAATGTCAGGCCAACATTGTAATTACTATTTAGACTATTCAGAGAACAGAGCAATATCTCCTCTGTCAACAATGTCAGATGTTGAGGACTTTGAATTTTGTCTTGAAGAAATGTTTGatgaaaacagagcagattCTCCAGATTCACTTCCACCATGTGTTGAATCCAGACATGCAGGTGGAACTGGGACTTCATTTCCACTGTTGTCTGCATTCAGACCTCTTACATATGCAGATGTTGTGAGGGGAATGACGTACAACCATCAAGCAGATGCGGACGTAGGAACCAAAGTGTATCGGTGGAGCACTGTGTGGCCTTCAGCCATGTCATCAGAGGAGGAATGCAGACTTTCCCCAATAGACGAATGGGTGGGCGAATTAAGACCTCAGTCTCCCGAGTCAGTCGAGTCTCAAAGTGAACTTAGACCCCTGTCTCCTGACTCTCCTGTTCCTCAGTTCAGATCTGCCTCTATCGATTGCCATGTTGAAGTGACAGGAACCAGGTCTTTTACACCGGAGTCCACTTTATCAGACTGGGAAGGCACTGATTTGTGTCTGGAATTTCTGTTTGATGAGACCAGGCCAGACTCCCCTCAGTCAGTTTTATCAGACTTTCAGCTTGATAAGTTATTTAGTAGCAGAGCGTTGTCCCCAGAATCGGAACTTTCTGATTATGACTTTTCGCTCTTGCATGACTGGCTGTTGGACTTCAGAGCATCCTCCCCAGAATCTGTGGCCTCAGTTGATCATcgttcttctccttctctgatGAAAGTAGGTCATTTGAAAGGTCAACATTGCAATTACTATTTAAACTATTCAGAGAACAGAGCAATATCTCCTCTGTCAACAATGTCAGATGTTGTGGACTTTGAATTTTGTCTTGAAGAAATGTTTGAGGAAAACAGAGGAGATTCTCCAGAGTCTTTTTCACCTATTCCCCCCAATCACACACAATTGTTTGACATAACATCCTCATTTGTCTGCTCTACCCAACCTCTTAAACATGCAGAAGAAAGCCATGCCAGTATACCTGAGAGACTGGCCACatcatttttcaacaaaaatgtgtcaatCCCTGTATCTCAGACCAGTTCTACACAGCCCAgtcttttttcttctgattcATTTTCTGCAAACTCGCATGACACAGTTATACCAGTGGCATCCAGGGGCAGACTTAAACCCTTTCTTAACAGACTAATGTCACATTCGTATGATCCTGTTTATCGGGGAAAATGTTCATGTTGTGAAATACAGTTTGTTCAGTAA
- the LOC110965686 gene encoding uncharacterized protein LOC110965686 isoform X23: MTYNHQADVDVGNTVYQCRAVWPSAMSLEEECSFSPIDEWVDELRPQSPESVESQSELRPLSPDSPVPQFRSAYIGCHVEVTGPRSFTPVSTLSDWEGNDLCLEFLFDDARPDSPQSVLSDFQLDKLFSSRALSPESELSDYDFSLLHDWLLDFRASSPESVASVDHRSSPSLMTVGHLKGQHCNYYLNYSENRAISPLSTMSDVVDFEFCLEEMFEENRGDSPESFSPIPPNHTQLFDITSSFVCSTQPLKHAEESHASIPERLATSFFNKNVSIPVSQTSSTQPSLFSSDSFSANSHDTVIPVASRGRLKPFLNRLMSHSYDPVYRGKCSCCEIQFVQ; the protein is encoded by the exons ATGACGTACAACCATCAAGCAGATGTTGACGTTGGAAACACAGTATATCAGTGTAGGGCTGTGTGGCCTTCAGCCATGTCTTTGGAGGAGGAATGCAGTTTTTCCCCAATAGACGAATGGGTGGACGAATTAAGACCTCAGTCTCCCGAGTCAGTCGAGTCTCAAAGTGAACTTAGACCCCTGTCTCCTGACTCTCCTGTTCCTCAGTTCAGATCTGCCTATATTGGTTGCCATGTTGAAGTGACAGGACCCAGGTCTTTTACACCGGTGTCCACTTTATCAGACTGGGAAGGCAATGATTTGTGTCTGGAATTTCTGTTTGATGATGCCAGGCCAGACTCCCCCCAGTCAGTTTTATCAGACTTTCAGCTGGATAAGTTATTTAGTAGCAGAGCATTGTCCCCAGAATCGGAACTTTCTGATTATGACTTTTCGCTCTTGCATGACTGGCTGTTGGACTTCAGAGCATCCTCCCCAGAATCTGTGGCCTCAGTTGATCATcgttcttctccttctctgatGACAGTAG GTCATTTGAAAGGTCAACATTGCAATTACTATTTAAACTATTCAGAGAACAGAGCAATATCTCCTCTGTCAACAATGTCAGATGTTGTGGACTTTGAATTTTGTCTTGAAGAAATGTTTGAGGAAAACAGAGGAGATTCTCCAGAGTCTTTTTCACCTATTCCCCCCAATCACACACAATTGTTTGACATAACATCCTCATTTGTCTGCTCTACCCAACCTCTTAAACATGCAGAAGAAAGCCATGCCAGTATACCTGAGAGACTGGCCACatcatttttcaacaaaaatgtgtcaatCCCTGTATCTCAGACCAGTTCTACACAGCCCAgtcttttttcttctgattcATTTTCTGCAAACTCGCATGACACAGTTATACCAGTGGCATCCAGGGGCAGACTTAAACCCTTTCTTAACAGACTAATGTCACATTCGTATGATCCTGTTTATCGGGGAAAATGTTCATGTTGTGAAATACAGTTTGTTCAGTAA